The following nucleotide sequence is from Bombina bombina isolate aBomBom1 chromosome 11, aBomBom1.pri, whole genome shotgun sequence.
agtgtGCTCTTTCTACACAAAGTATATCTTTTTCtacttaaaattgaacttttactagttatagttaaaaaggcagcaaaaacagaagttgtatctagcgtgccagaaaaatagttaaaaacaactctgtaactgtgacttgtataaagtacttaaaTGTTGCAGATTTTAGGTTATTTAACACATatgaggaggggaaaaatcaatgaTAGGTatatgtaagagcctctatttaggaacggtgtcctgtattgccctatattagggtagataagccacttttttcactaaatatgctataaatcccttccccatccttcccacaatatgccccaaatgttacaacaaataaaatatcaattagtagatagtctgaagttaacagagtgcagttaaaataaacacaaaacccCTAAATATCCATGCAAAAACCATTATGGATATAGTTAGCAGATTTGATACTTAGGAAGTGGAGTTTCACAAAGAGTGTGCTATGTGTAATGATAGTAAAATGAACGGATCCCACAAGGCACCACTAACAGTATGTGAACGACATAAACATCCACATAAAGGGTAAGACGAATTCAGTTTGGTGTACACTAGAAAATGCATGCGGATTGTACAATAACTATCTGCAAAGAATACTctatccaaaggttttctatggggtggagatctggagactggctaggccactccaggaccttgaaatgcttcttacgaagcgactccttcgttgcccgggcggtgtgtttgggatcattgtcatgctgaaaaacccagccacgtttcatcttcaatgcccttgctgatggaaggaagtttgcactcaaaatctcacgatacatggccccattcattctttcatgtacacggatcagtcgtcctgttccctttgcagagaaacagccccaaagcatgatgttgccacccccatgcttcacagtaggtatggtgttctttggttgcaactcagcattctctttcctccaaacacgacgagttgcgtttctaccaaacagttctactttgggttcatctgaccatatgacattctcccaatccgcttctgcatcatccaaatgctctctagcatacttcagacgggcccggacatgtactggcttaagcagggggacacgtatggcactgcaggatctgagtccctggcagcgtagtgtgttactgatggtagcctttgttacgttggtcccagctctctgcaggtcattcactaggtccacccgtgtggttctgggatgtttgctcaccgttcttatgatcattttgaccccacggggtgagatcttgcgtggagccccagatcgagggagattatcattggtcttgtatgtcttccattttctaattattgctcccacagtggatttcttcacaccaagctgcttgcctattgcagattcagtcttcccagcctggtgcaggtctacaattttgtttctggtgtccttcaacagctctttggtcttcaccatagtggagtttggagtgtgactgttagaggttgtggacaggtgtcttttatactgataacaaattcaaacaggtgccattaatacaggtaatgagtggaggacagaggtgcctcttaaagaagaagatacaggtctgtgagagccagaaatcttgcttgtttgtaggtgaccaaatacttattttccaccataatatgcaaataaattctttccaaatcagacaatgtgattgtctggatttgtttacacattttgtctctcatagttgaggtatacctatggtgaaaactacaggcctctctcatgttcttaagtgggagaacttgcacaattggtggctgactaaatacttttttgccccaatatatatatatatatatatatatatatatatatatatatatatatatatatatatatacaggcagtccccgggttacgtacaagatagggactttaggtttgttcttaagttgaatttgtatgtaagttggaacaggcactttttttaggtgaaactctagccaaacatttttgttttgttttgaatagcataggataaagtttgttttgctatctgtgcccctgttcagaaaatttcacatcactttctgtccttgtgacaattggattttcagtattttggattatcctggaaagaaggattgtcgataaagctctattttctctgtatgtaagtacgagttgtacttaagtcggatgtctgtaacccgaggactgcctatatatatatatatatatatatatatatatatatatatatgttctaaagAAGGTGAGAAATGTCCCCGAAACGTTAAAATAAATGTGTTATTCCTTTGAAACCGTttattgtgcaatatatatatatatatatatatatatatatatatatatatatatatatatatatatatatatatatatatatatatatatatatatatatatatacacacacacacacacacacacacacacagtttcttTGTTTTATTGCCATCTTAGTGATGTGTTGTAAGCTGTGTGATGTATAAAATTTATTGTGAGGGACTATCAGAAACAGGAACCTGTAATACATGTGTTAAGCCggtgagtcttaaagggacattaaacactttgagatggtaatataaaatggtaaatcaTTTATAACAATAAAACTCTGCAATagactttcattattattttttccccttttccagtAATTCCTTTCTGATACTGTGagatttttagttcctgttagaaatggaagtgcagaacactgttatattccacacagccattggctgctcactctagtgacctatttataactgtccctaattggccacagcagagaaggtaacctaagttacaacatggcagcccccatcattttatagacactaaaactttacacttattttgttaatatttaaacaactaatgaaactttaaaaaatacatctacatgttattgtcagactaatcttttctttgaatgcatcattctatctacaatttatttagtgttcaatgtccctttaagaagccccTTTTTCTTGGTACCAATTACAGTGATGACAAAGCATATTAATGTTTGGTTTGGTCTGTTCTGGAACAAAAGACGTGTGTGCTGTAGCCTAGTTAAATCATGCAAACAAATGATGTAAATGATAAaacctataataaaaataaaaaagcacaaataCACATAAAACACTTTGAGCAATGAAGGCATGTGACCTGTACTTTGTGTGGGGAAAATTGTAAagatttgaaaagcaaaaaataaataatttacaacAATGTGCAGTTGTAAAGTCTTTATTACAAAACGTTTATTATTTACAGTTTCAAAACCAAACAACACAAATTACGTTTGGTTTTCTTAAACAAACCCCTTCAGAAATATGCACTGCACAAAACATATTGTATATTCCACAAgttgttattttcttttatttcaacGGGCATCAAATACAACCACTGGAATATTAATGGTTAAGGAAACatacaagaaaaagaaactgaATTAAACACTAAAAAggctaattaattaaagggacactcaagtcaaaattaacctttcatgattcagatagagcagcaattttaaacaactttccaatttacttctattaacaaaatgtgcacagtctttttatatttacactttttgagttaccagctcctactgagcatgggcaagaatttacagaatatacatatatgcatttgtgattggctgatggctgtcacatgatacagggggagtggaaatagacataactgaaatctgtcagaacaaaatctactacttattttaagTTCACACAGTGCTATTGCATTGAACACGAACAAGCGAAGAGTTAAAGACCCTTCTCAGAATACACTCATAGCACTCCTAGTAGGCATATGTGACGTAAATTAAACTAGATATAACATGGACAACgaatggttagagagatctcattggattaaataaaatataacttttaattgttaACACATAAAAATAGAGTTAAAATCTAGGGATGTGCAGGTTAAAATTGAAAAACTCGTAGTAGAGTGTTGAGATACTGAAATTAATACCTGATTGTAAGATTGTACCAGAGTAATGCTTTAGGTAACGATACCTgaatgtacatatttcacatagtgAATGTAAATGAACACTCTTACAGTGGAGTATTATTAAATGTCACCACAGTTAAAGATAAGGTGTACTCCTCTGATGTGCAATCGTGTGGCCCAATATAAATAGTGGTGTTCTTAGATTCTTGTATATTTCAGAAGTGCTCATATATAGGATCAGAGCCCCTTCTGAATTATAAATGTATTCCTATGataatatatgtttatacaatcagtgtgcttggtgcatacttgggtatcacGTTATCTGCTGGCAAGTATTAAATCAGATCACAAatggtatttatttatttgagtAGATATCTAATACATCCTTTGAATTAGTATATAATCTCAACGTATTGTTTTTAGAGTTATCCTGGGTGAAAAACCTTTTATTAACCACTTTAAGTGTAATATTGTGGTTTGTTACTATTCGTTTATCACTTGAAGAAAACCACCTTTTAATAAGTATTGAAGATTGGTCACTAAATGAGGGTCCACATATGTGGCTATTGGTTTGAAACAAGGATTGGCTTAAATAATTAGATATCAAATATTATAATGAAACATTCTGACTGGTGTGAATATTAGTATTGCTGCTGACTTAAGTGTCTAAGATTAGCAGCTATAGCAACATTGCTTTCCCACACCTGTGATAAGTTCTGATAGTATGCAATGCAATCAGAGCAGTCTAATATAGAATGACATCCAAATCCTTGCTGATATATAATTCAGTTTCGGTTAGCTGAAATTCAGCGCAAACCGTTAGTATCTATATATAGGTAGGTGCAGGCAGAAAGGAGTTAGTGAGTATCAAGTGCATTACGTATCAGCGTTTCTATCTTTCAATATTGATTTCAATTCACTCCATATTTTGTCTGCCTACAGTTGGTGTTATAATTGCCGGCAGTCTTTCTAGATACTTGTGACTGAAAGTTTACCCCTAAATAGTCACCACCTGCGGATACCCTCCTAAGTAGTTGTGGCTCAAAGGCTATACACTGTTATGGCGACCAAACTAATATCGGTGGTTTATCAAGCACCCGGAGGCTCTAAACAGGGTCAAGGCTGAGTACATCATACACAGCTAAGTGTAAGTTAAACGGTTCTGAACCGCCAAAAATAATGAGTATCAGATTAATATTTCTACTACGAGtgagccctaacaaacacaggagctccctgactcctcaccagttccctaacatgtttcgccgttctcacggctttctcaaaggggggtgtgtGCGCGCGTCGCGCTAACATTGGCTATTTATGTGTTCAGGAGGCTGATTCTCCTCCCACCTCGGTGACGTCACATATGACGTGAGGTTAGCGTGGATACCATATGACTGGTAATCATACTCTCGAGGGGTTCCATCACTGAACTTAGATATTGATAAGCTTGATACGTGATATTAACTTATATTAAAGAGGGAACTTATTGCTTCTTATAATAACTTATATAGTTGTACCTATTCCCAATAAATAAATGACATACCTCTGTgtgactttatttttatattgtgccaCCAACCTAAATGTGATTGTTTGTGCATTATGTGTTTGTAGTATGTGATCGATCAACTGTTATTATAGCAATGCCTAATCAACAGACATCCGGGATTATTGTGTTAGTTCTATAAATTGTGGTAATCTTTTATTTTAGTGAATCATCTCTTTGGGGATTCGTGATTTATCGTGAAGAAGTGTATTAGCAGTCGATATTTATATACCATGTAAACATACTCTCCTTAGTATTTAAGTGATATATAAAATTATGATATGCGATTCTTGTATAATTTAGAGACATTAATAGTTTCACAGTATGTTTGAGTATTGTATTATATTCATTTCTTCTATGGAGTATATATTTCTATTACATTGTTGTAGAGACCTCCAGTAGTCTTACTTAATATGATTGCTGTTCTATAATGAATCATAAGTGAACTATCATAATTTAGTCTAAATTATCCACTGCTTGAAGTGATTTAATCTTTAAGTTTAAATGTGATTGCAACAACAAATTTTGCTGCAATTGGACCTTGTGGGGGGACTATTAAGTGATGGAAAAAGAATAAACTGTGAGTGCTAAAACATAACAACCTAAAGTGTTACATCacctttttaacaataaaaaacgtgAGAAGTGAGTGAATTGTcctaaatttattatttatatgggtgtttgtgttttttctcttaTTTAAGCTGATATTGCGAATAAGCCTCTTTGGGTATCTACTAATTACTTGTTATAGTGTTTATATCTGAATCTTAGCTTTatttaacaatattatatatttaagtaAAGATTCTTGATGACACGTATGTAATTAGTTTGTATCTTGTgtcatgattaatattcttatctgttTGTGATGGGCTGATATTTCATCTCCCTCCACACATTGGAGATATTATAATTGCTCACTCATCCGAGGTAGTGGGCGAAGTTATTCTGTTCGTTTAACCATTGGGGATTTCACGATAAATCACGAATCCCCAAAGAGATGATTCACTAAAATAAAAGATTACCACAATTAATAGAACTAACACAATAATCCCGGATGTCTGTTGATTAGGCATTGCTATAATAACAGTTGATCGATCACATACTACAAACACATAATGCACAAACAATCACATTTAGGTTGGtggcacaatataaaaataaagtcacACAGAGGTATGTCATTTATTTATTGGGAATAGGTACAACTATATAAGTTATTATAAGAAGCAATAAGTTCCCTCTTTAATATAAGTTAATATCACGTATCAAGCTTATCAATATCTAAGTTCAGTGATGGAACCCCTCGAGAGTATGATTACCAGTCATATGGTATCCACGCTAACCTCACGTCATATGTGACGTCACCGAGGTGGGAGGAGAATCAGCCTCCTGAACACATAAATAGCCAATGTTAGCGCGACGCACGCacacacccccctttgagaaagccgtgagaacggcgaaacatgttagggaactggtgaggagtcagggagctcctgtgtttgttagggctcaCTCGTAGTAGAAATATTAATATGATACTCATTATTTTTGGCGGTTCAGAACCGTTTAACTTACACTTAGCTGTGTATGATGTACTCAGCCTTGACCCTGTTTAGAGCCTCCGGGTGCTTGATAAACCACCGATATTAGTTTGGTCGCCATAACAGTGTATAGCCTTTGAGCCACAACTACTTAGGAGGGTATCCGCAGGTGGTGACTATTTAGGGGTAAACTTTCAGTCACAAGTATCTAGAAAGACTGCCGGCAATTATAACACCAACTGTAGGCAGACAAAATATGGAGTGAATTGAAATCAATATTGAAAGATAGAAACGCTGATACGTAATGCACTTGATACTCACTAACTCCTTTCTGCCTGCACCTACCTATATATAGATACTAACGGTTTGCGCTGAATTTCAGCTAACCGAAACTGAATTATATATCAGCAAGGATTTGGATGTCATTCTATATTAGACTGCTCTGATTGCATTGCATACTATCAGAACTTATCACAGGTGTGGGAAAGCAATGTTGCTATAGCTGCTAATCTTAGACACTTAAGTCAGCAGCAATACTAATATTCACACCAGTCAGAATGTTTCATTATAATATTTGATATCTAATTATTTAAGCCAATCCTTGTTTCAAACCAATAGCCACATATGTGGACCCTCATTTAGTGACCAATCTTCAATACTTATTAAAAGGTGGTTTTCTTCAAGTGATAAACGAATAGTAACAAACCACAATATTACACTTAAAGTGGTTAATAAAAGGTTTTTCACCCAGGATAACTCTAAAAACAATACGTTGAGATTATATACTAATTCAAAGGATGTATTAGATATCTactcaaataaataaataccatTTGTGATCTGATTTAATACTTGCCAGCAGATAACgtgatacccaagtatgcaccaagcacactgattgtataaacatatattatCATAGGAATACATTTATAATTCAGAAGGGGCTCTGATCCTATATATGAGCACTTCTGAAATATACAAGAATCTAAGAACACCACTATTTATATTGGGCCACACGATTGCACATCAGAGGAGTACACCTTATCTTTAACTGTGGTGACATTTAATAATACTCCACTGTAAGAGTGTTCATTTACATTcactatgtgaaatatgtacattcAGGTATCGTTACCTAAAGCATTACTCTGGTACAATCTTACAATCAGGTATTAATTTCAGTATCTCAACACTCTACTATGAGTTTTTCAATTTTAACCTGCACATCCCTAGATTTTAACTCTATTTTTATGTGTtaacaattaaaagttatattttatttaatccaatgagatctctctaaccattcGTTGTCCATGTTATATCTAGTTTAATTTACGTCACATATGCCTACTAGGAGTGCTATGAGTGTATTCTGAGAAGGGTCTTTAACTCTTCGCTTGTTCGTGTTCAGAaaattaatacacagcaccacgtaCCCCAATTAATAGCCTAGGAGCTACTGAATATAATGAGGGTGGAGGCAGTCTAACTTAATAGGTAGTGCCACTGAACTTTCtctttagtgctattgcattgtctttttatcctgcatttatttattatgcaaacAAATAAAGTATGCATAGCACCTTGATAGCCATTTGCAATATTCAGTTTCGACATATTTGCTTTTTCTTCATGGagtaaatacagtggatttgcataaacaacaaatgaatgataaaaagacaatgcaatagcacttagtcttctgaacttcaaataagtagatttttttctgacaaatttcagttatgtctttttccgctcttcctgtatcatgtgacagccatcagccaatcacaaatgtatatacgtatattctgtgaattcttgcacatgctcagtaggagctggtgactcaaaaagtgtaaatataaaaagactgtgcatattttgttaaccctttgagtgctaatagacgtcgctagcactctcccaccttgagggagatctgggggctcccactcgctcctaccccggcaatcgtgtctgtagagtgacaggcatcgctggggcttcccgttttgcgtggtgatgtcacgcgcaataacgtgatgacgtcacggcgcaactttatttatacttaatgttaattatagaagcagggggcatgctgcttataagcctgtatctcaggcatctaagcagatacAGATCCCCAAGACGTACCATTTGAAAGGTAAtcatctaacctttccaacagtttaagtcttgggggtctgggggggaaaaaagttcaaaaaatgttgtgtaaaaaaaaaaaaaaaaaatcttagcacccaggtgggaaagtacttagcactcaaagggttaatagaagtaaattggaaagttttgctgctctatctgaatcacaaaaatataattttgacttgagtgtccctttaattttaactgtGCTTTAAAAGTATACAGAAGAGCATCTTTGATACTACTCTAATATTAGTTTCCATGTGTGCATATTGCATATCTATTAcctaactccttaaagggacactcagcaattttaaacaactttccaatttactccaattaacaaaatgtgcacagtctttttatatttacactttttgagtctcctgctcctactgagcatgtgcaagaattcactgcatatacatacagtatatgcatttgtgattggctgaggagTGGATAAagagataactttgaaatttgttagaaaaaaaaaatctacaactcatttgaaattcagagtaagtgctattgcattgtcttgttatcttgcatttgttgtttatgcaaatctgctgtgtttactggtcctttgacAGAAACATAGCAGTGAATTAACCTCTTGACTGCTAAAAAGCCCTGGGgaatcaaggggttaaatacacacagAATAACACAGCAGCAATTATTTAACTCCTAAGATGCCGTACGGTAGCCACAGAGTTCATTGATCTGGGCTCATGTGGCCATTGATATCTCCCTTTCAAGTGTGTCACTATTCCTATCTTACCGCACATATCTGaaagcacaacaccagctgctgCATGGAGCAAAATATGAGAAGCATGGGCTGACACATTCAGGTGCAATGGATTTGCCTAAACCTGCCACATACTACATATTCATTAAAGGGATCaaacccaaatggtttctttcatgatacagatagagcatgcgattttaagcaactttcaaaattaatcccattatcaatttttctttgttctattgatatctttatttgaaaaagcaggaatgtaaagcttaggagccggcccattttaggttcagcaccctggatagcgcttgcttaatggtgactacattcagccaaccaataagcaagcgtaacccagacaCTGAACCAAAATGAGCCAGGTTTCTAagctttctgctttttaaataaagatagctagagaatgaagaaaacatttttgaatttagtatccctttaaatataccagttatgttcttttaaagggacagtctagtcaaaattaaacttttattattcagataggacatgtaattttaatcaattttccaatttacttttactgtatcatcttttttctcttggtattcttagttgaaactaaacctaggcagactcatatgctaatttctaaactcttgatggctgcctcttatcacatgctgtttaaattgcttttcaacacaaagagactaagggctagatttattaaagctgaagtatacgcgcccctgtacgcctcagctcgcctgtggcgtggcgaaattacccgcaggtattcgccattgcacacgagcgcaattttgcgctcgcgtgcaatcccgcccccggcccgcgcacagccaatcacgcgcgggcaggagctgtcaatctcctcggtctgactagaccgaagagattgaatttcgccacattagaggtggcaaagaggttagggaagcggcgggtctggtgaccactgcttgataaatgacggcgagcaagttcatgtgagaacttgcagccttcgggctttaataaatctagctctAAAAGTACActtgggtcatatagataacactgtgttcaggcacagggagttatttaagatttagcccaacacaatgctaaatgcaagacaatagataataaacagtcagtcatgtgatcagggggctggaataaggctcttagacacaaggtaatcacagaggtaaaaagtatattaatataactgtgttggctgtgcaaaactggggaatgggtaataaagggattatctatcttttaaaacaataacaattctatggtagactgtccctttaagattgttttaTCTTTTGATTAGAACCGAGGCTTACAAATGTAGTTTATTTAAGCAGACAACATTCATCAATAACTTTTGAATAAAAAAAGTTTCCCTGCTAATGTCAGGCAACCAGTTGGGTACAATAATGCAATACATAACTATTATGAAACAGAGACATGCAAAGTTAAAATCGGCAATCGGTTTTACAAAGGATACAtctttttgtccttttcttgtacATTATTCTGTAACCACATTCTCTGCATCTGATGGGGTCTctggattttatttcattttcagtGTGGCATTCTGTAATGCAAATGAATATCAGCGTTAAACCATTTACAGTCTGCACGTAGAAAGATATCTTATTCAGAAAGTGCAAAGAAATTCTCTCAAATGGTGTATGGGCTATATATTACTTTGGAAATCCTGTTGGCTTTAAATTCCATCCTGATGAGCATAGTCTGGTCAAGATACAGCTCAAGCCCAGCATGTGTATAGTAAGATGTAAACGTTTCATTTTTACATTTCAGACTGCAACTgaagttatataaatattttcaaaaaaagataatagTCTATATTTTCACCAAACATAGTATTTTTACTTTGTACTTTGGTTTATAAGATTTCATACTAATCTGGCATTCTGTGTCTATGAGCATAACTGTTTTTTATATAATTACTTgttgattttgtttattttaaataccaGTGTAAAAACTTTGCAAAAAAACAGCTTCCATGTTGGAAATAAAGATGAGTCACGTGCTGTCAAATATACAATAGACAGGGGATACGCTGCTCTAAAGCAACAGAACAGTGTGATTcctataattacatatatacagctAAGCTTAAACTATATTATAAAACACTCAAGTGTGCAAGCTATCATAGGAAATGAAGGCAACATACACATACAGCTGTATGCTAACAGTTCTGAGAGCAGAGGGGATAGGCGTGTTTTACAGTATACATTAAGGgctaatatacacacacagctgtatacaaaTAGTTCTGAGAGCAGAGGGGATAGGTATGTTTTACAGTATACATTTAGGGCTAATATACACATACAGCTGTATGCTAACAGTTCTGAGAGCAGAGGGGATAGGTGTGTTTTACAGTATACATTTAGGgctaatatacacacacagctgtatacaaaCAGATCTGAGAGCAGAGGAGGATAGGTGAGTTTTACAGTATACATTTAGGGCTAATATACACATACAGCTGTATGCAAACAGTTCTGAGAGCAGAGGGGATAGGTGTGTTTTACAGTATACATTTAGGGCTAACATACACATACAGCTGTATGCAAACAGTTCTGAGAGCAGAGGGGATAggtatattttacagtatacatTTAGGGCTAAAATACACATACAGCTGTATACAAACAGTTCTGAGAGCAGAGGGGATAGGTATGTTTTACAGTATACATTTAGGgctaatatacacatacagatCTGAGAGCAGAGGAGGATAGGTGAGTTTTACAGTATACATTTAGGGCTAATATACACATACAGCTGTAAGCAAACAGTTCTGAGAGCAGAGGGGATAGGTATGTTTTACAGTATACATTTAGGGCTAATATACACATACAGCTGTATACAAACAGATCTGAGAGCAGAGGGGATAGGTATGTTTTACAGTATACATTTAGGGCTAATATACACTTACAGCTGTAAGCAAACAGTTCTGAGAGCAGAGGGGATAGGTATGTTTTACAGTATACATTTAGGGCTAATATACACATACAGCCAGTTCTGAGAGCAGAGGGGATAGGTATGTTTTACAGTATACATTTAGGGCTAATATACACCTACAGCTGTATACAAACAGATCTGAGAGCAGAGGGGATAGGTATGTTTTACAGTATACATTTAGGGCT
It contains:
- the POLR2K gene encoding DNA-directed RNA polymerases I, II, and III subunit RPABC4 codes for the protein MDSAKDAPPPKQQPMIYICGECHTENEIKSRDPIRCRECGYRIMYKKRTKRLVVFDAR